The Cyclobacteriaceae bacterium DNA segment GTGCCGCACCGGCCAAGCCGGTTCCTGCACCGCGCGGTGTTACAGGCACACGGTGTTCATGGCAAAGCTGCATAATACGACTGATTTCCTCCGGTGTTCCCGGCTTCAGTACAACAGCAGGCAGAAAATGATAGTCTTCTGTCTTGTCGTGGGCATAGTCGCTGCGCTTTTCTTCGTCCAGAATAACGTTTTCCTTGCCGATTATGGCCTCAAATTCGCTTAGGATATCAACACTCACTTCAGGAAATGCCATGGCTTTCGTATATTTGATCACTGATTTTTTAAACGTTAGGAGGATGCTATTTTTTTACCGCAAAGGTAAGCAACCTTTTCAGTTACTTTTTCTTCTGGCCGTTCTGTTTTTTGTCTCGTGCGCCTCTCATAAAAAGGCGCGTGTTCGCGAAGAGAAAGTCGACAAGGTTATACAAACCGCCCGTACCTTTACGGGAACGCCCTACCGCTATGGTGGTACAACACGTGCCGGTATGGATTGTTCAGCCCTTACCATTCATTCGTTCCGTACATTAAATATGAGCTTACCCCGTAGTGCAGAGGATCAAAGTAAGGTGGGTAAAGAGGTGAAATTGAAGGAACTTCAACCTGGTGACCTGGTATTTTTTGCAACTGGAAAGAAGAGGCGAAAAATTACCCATGTCGGACTCGTTACCGAGCGTAAGGGCAAGGACCTCGTAAAATTTATTCACGCCTCGGTTAGTCTTGGGGTAGTGGAGGATAATATTTACTCCGATTATTACTACAAACGTTTCCGCTTTGCGAAGCGGGTAATTGATTGAAGGTACACACAGGTGTAAAGTTTTGCTAACTTACACATCGGATATACCTCTATCATGAAGCGATCAACACAACATACCCGCAGAAATTTCATCAAACTCTCCGCACTCACCACCGGAGTTTTTTCTATCGGAAAATTTTCAGCTTTTGCTTCACCTAAAATGGAAAAACCCATTGTGGTTTCTACCTGGCGAAACCCCGATGCCAATGCGGCTGCGTGGAAGGTATTGCAGGCAAAGGGTTATGCATTGGATGCGGTGGAACAAGGCGCGCATGTTCCCGAAGCCAATCCGAAGGATACTTCTGTGGGGTATGGTGGTTTGCCCGATCGGGAAGGGTTGGTAACACTGGATGCGAGCATCATGGATGAGAAAAGCAACTGTGGTTCAGTAGCCTTTGTGCAAGGGTATAAACATCCCATTTCCATTGCGCGTGCGGTGATGGAAAAAACGCCACATGTCATGTTGGCTGGAAAAGGAGCGGAGCAGTTCGCAGCGGCACAAGGATTTAAGAAAGAGAATTTACTGACCAAAGAGTCAGAAAAGGCATGGAAGGAGTGGTTGAAAAAATCGGAATACAAACCGTACCACAATCCCGGTCAACATGATACGATTGGTATCTTGGCACTTGATGCAAACGGAAAACTCTGTGGCGCGTGTACTACTAGTGGCATGGCATTTAAAATGCACGGTCGTGTGGGCGACTCACCGATTATTGGAGCTGGCTTGTATGTGGATGGTGAAGTAGGTGCAGCAACAGCCACCGGAGTAGGCGAGGAGATGATTCGCATTGCGGGCAGTCATACCATTGTTGAGTTAATGCGACAAGGTCGCTCGCCACAGGAAGCTTGCGAAGAAGCCATAAAGCGATTAATCAGTAAACGCGGAGAAGAAAAGGCAAAGGAATTGAGTGTGGCCTTTTTGGCGCTAAGTGTTACCGGTGAAGTGGGTGCGTATTCTACCAACAATGTGTTTGAGTACACACAAACCACGCAGCAGGAACAGGTGGTAATAAAATCAGGAAGCTATTTCAAATAGACGATAGTCTATGGTCGATAGCATATCAGTTATTTTGAAAAGAAGAATCTACAGTCTTGATTACCAATGCCAATAACAACAGAGATAGTAGTATTTAATATTGAGTCGGCTATGAATGCGCAAAGGGGAGGAGCCGACCGCATCGAGTTGTGCGATAACCCGGCTGAAGGCGGAACAACGCCTTCGTTTGGTGTAATGGAAATTGTGCGCCAGGCAGTAAGTATGGATGTGTATGCCATGATCCGTCCGCGGGGCGGTGATTTTGTGTACACGGCTTATGAGTACCATGCCATGAAACGCGACATTGAAATGTGCAAGCGCGCCAGTCTGGATGGGGTAGTGTTGGGTATATTGAAACCAGATGGAACACTGGACAAAGACCGGTGCAAAAAATTAATTGATGCCGCCCGACCGATGAAAGTTACCTGTCATCGGGCGTTTGATGTAACACGAGATCCGTTCGAAGCGCTTGAAGCTTGCATTGAAGTAGGGTTTGATCGGATTCTAACCTCTGGTCAGGCGCAAACTGCACCGGAAGGTTTAAACTTGATAAAAGCGTTGGTTGAAAAAGCAGGCAATCGTATTTCCATCATGCCTGGCTCAGGTATTCATGAAGGAAATGCCAAACAGATAATCGACAGTACAGGAGCGAAGGAAATTCATTTTTCTGCAAAGGAGTTTCATCCGTCAGACTACAATAGCTCAATCCGCTTTACGGATTCGCTGCCTGAACAAATGGGGAAATTTGTCACCGACCCTGAGAAGGTGAGGGAGGTGGTGGAGACGCTTAAAAGATAAGTTCGTCATTGCGCTTGCCTGCTGCAGGCAGGAACAGAGGGGAGATGTGAGGTGTAGTGAAGCCTGTCTGTCGAACAGGCAGGCAATCTCATAATTTGTGTTTAGTTCTCACAACATAGTATGAGATTGCTTCGTCACTCCTCCCTCATTCCATCACTGTTCCTCGCAATGACGGTTAAGGTTTACTGTCTTGTCGCTTTGATCGGCATGGTGCGGAACGTACCGATGTTCATGGAACCCGTCATTTCGTTTTCGATGATTACAGCTGTGCAGTCGATCACTACTTCATTGCCACCAAAGTTCACGGTGTAGGCAAATTTAATGGTATTGCCTTCAACGCTAACTTTTGAAAGTTGTACTTCCTGTGGCATGCGAT contains these protein-coding regions:
- a CDS encoding C40 family peptidase yields the protein MLFFYRKGKQPFQLLFLLAVLFFVSCASHKKARVREEKVDKVIQTARTFTGTPYRYGGTTRAGMDCSALTIHSFRTLNMSLPRSAEDQSKVGKEVKLKELQPGDLVFFATGKKRRKITHVGLVTERKGKDLVKFIHASVSLGVVEDNIYSDYYYKRFRFAKRVID
- a CDS encoding copper homeostasis protein CutC → MPITTEIVVFNIESAMNAQRGGADRIELCDNPAEGGTTPSFGVMEIVRQAVSMDVYAMIRPRGGDFVYTAYEYHAMKRDIEMCKRASLDGVVLGILKPDGTLDKDRCKKLIDAARPMKVTCHRAFDVTRDPFEALEACIEVGFDRILTSGQAQTAPEGLNLIKALVEKAGNRISIMPGSGIHEGNAKQIIDSTGAKEIHFSAKEFHPSDYNSSIRFTDSLPEQMGKFVTDPEKVREVVETLKR
- a CDS encoding N(4)-(beta-N-acetylglucosaminyl)-L-asparaginase is translated as MKRSTQHTRRNFIKLSALTTGVFSIGKFSAFASPKMEKPIVVSTWRNPDANAAAWKVLQAKGYALDAVEQGAHVPEANPKDTSVGYGGLPDREGLVTLDASIMDEKSNCGSVAFVQGYKHPISIARAVMEKTPHVMLAGKGAEQFAAAQGFKKENLLTKESEKAWKEWLKKSEYKPYHNPGQHDTIGILALDANGKLCGACTTSGMAFKMHGRVGDSPIIGAGLYVDGEVGAATATGVGEEMIRIAGSHTIVELMRQGRSPQEACEEAIKRLISKRGEEKAKELSVAFLALSVTGEVGAYSTNNVFEYTQTTQQEQVVIKSGSYFK